In one Pseudomonadota bacterium genomic region, the following are encoded:
- the proS gene encoding proline--tRNA ligase has translation MHLSRYFLPVLKETPAEAQIVSHRLMLRAGMIKQASAGIYSWLPLGYKVLEKIKKIVDEEQVRAGHIPMLMPTIQPAELWQESGRYNDYGREMLRIEDRHGRDMLFGPTNEELVTDIFRGAVRSYKDLPLTLYHIQWKFRDEVRPRFGVMRGREFYMKDGYNFDLTKEDALHAYNRHLVSYLRTYERMGLQAIPMRADGGPIGGDYTHEFLVLAETGESEVFYDSEITDLKFGDREIDYDDVAQCQGVLEEFTSRYARTDETHDEAIFAEVPEARRRSARGIEVGQIFYFGTKYSETMGAKVQDPDGNLVPVHMGSHGIGVSRLAGAIIEASHDDKGIIWPEGVTPFDCGIVNLKQGDTGADAACTRLYDALTKAGLEPLYDDRDARAGEKFATMDLIGLPWRITVGPRGLKNGVVEVTSRRTGESEELAPEAAVARIVDIYAGR, from the coding sequence ATGCATCTCAGCCGCTATTTCCTGCCTGTTCTGAAGGAAACCCCCGCCGAGGCGCAGATCGTCTCGCACAGGCTTATGCTGCGGGCGGGCATGATCAAGCAGGCTTCAGCCGGCATCTATTCGTGGCTGCCGCTGGGCTACAAGGTGCTTGAGAAGATCAAGAAGATCGTGGACGAAGAGCAGGTCCGCGCGGGGCATATCCCCATGCTCATGCCCACGATCCAGCCCGCCGAGCTCTGGCAGGAGAGCGGGCGCTACAACGATTACGGGCGCGAGATGCTGCGCATTGAGGACCGCCACGGGCGCGACATGCTCTTTGGCCCCACAAACGAAGAGCTGGTCACCGACATCTTCCGCGGGGCGGTGCGCTCCTACAAGGACCTGCCGCTCACGCTTTACCACATCCAGTGGAAATTCCGCGACGAGGTGCGTCCGCGCTTCGGCGTCATGCGGGGCCGCGAGTTCTATATGAAAGACGGCTACAACTTCGACCTGACGAAGGAAGACGCGCTCCACGCCTACAACCGCCACCTCGTCAGCTACCTGCGCACCTACGAGCGGATGGGCCTGCAAGCCATTCCCATGCGCGCCGATGGCGGGCCCATCGGGGGCGACTATACCCACGAATTCCTCGTGCTCGCCGAGACGGGCGAGAGCGAGGTCTTCTATGACAGCGAGATCACCGACCTGAAATTCGGTGACCGGGAGATCGACTACGACGACGTGGCCCAGTGCCAAGGCGTGCTTGAAGAATTCACCTCGCGCTATGCCCGCACGGACGAAACCCATGACGAAGCCATCTTCGCCGAGGTCCCCGAGGCGCGCCGCCGCAGCGCGCGGGGCATCGAGGTGGGCCAGATCTTCTATTTCGGCACGAAGTATTCGGAGACCATGGGCGCCAAGGTGCAGGATCCCGACGGCAATCTCGTGCCCGTCCACATGGGATCCCACGGGATCGGCGTCTCGCGGCTCGCCGGTGCGATCATCGAGGCAAGCCACGACGACAAGGGCATCATCTGGCCCGAAGGCGTGACCCCCTTCGATTGCGGGATCGTGAACCTCAAGCAGGGCGACACCGGGGCCGACGCGGCCTGCACGCGCCTCTATGACGCGCTCACCAAGGCAGGGCTCGAGCCGCTTTACGACGATCGCGACGCGCGGGCAGGCGAGAAATTCGCCACGATGGATCTCATCGGCCTGCCCTGGCGCATCACGGTCGGGCCCCGGGGTCTCAAGAACGGCGTGGTGGAGGTCACCTCCCGGCGCACGGGCGAGAGCGAGGAACTCGCGCCCGAGGCCGCCGTTGCCCGGATCGTCGACATCTATGCCGGGCGCTGA
- a CDS encoding RNA degradosome polyphosphate kinase, translated as MPKDLPKTHADFLHASERAVAAPDFDLKSPARFYNRELSWLGFNWRVLEEAENPRVPLLERLRFLSISATNLDEFYTVRVAGLRELAQAGNTTPAADGLTPAEQLVQINTDARNLMERQQVVYADLKQLMEAEGIDILTASELTEEDRAELSEVFVSQVFAVLSPLAIDPAHPFPFLPNTGFALALELERKSNKEPLRALLPIPSQLQRFWDLPASGSRRVLPTEELLLLHIDSLFPGYKLKGHCAFRILRDSDLELEEEAEDLVREFETALKRRRRGEVVRMKLSAGAPAGLKAEIMSELCVTEQEVIEIEGLIGMADLAELVGDHRPDLLWPSFTPRVPERVQDHDGDMFAAIRQKDMLLHHPYETFDMVVRFLGQAARDPNVVAIKQTLYRTSKDSPIVEALCEAAEEGKSVTALVELKARFDEAANIRQSRRLERSGAHVVYGFMNLKTHAKISVVVRREGKELVTYTHFGTGNYHPGTAKVYTDLSLFTCDRALGRDATKVFNYLSGYAEPEALENLAISPTTLKPRLLDLIKAEIDHAKAGKPAQIWAKMNSLIDAEVIDALYAASQGGVQIDLVVRGICGLRPGVEGLSENIRVKSVVGRFLEHSRIVCFGNGHGLPSGKARVFMSSADWMGRNLNRRVETLVECTNKTVKAQIVSQIMAANLADVAQSWVMNADGSFTRAETGEDFAFSCHRFFMENPSLSGRGSAGAADVPKLTHGSDD; from the coding sequence ATGCCCAAAGATCTGCCCAAGACCCATGCCGACTTTCTGCACGCTTCCGAGCGCGCGGTGGCTGCGCCGGATTTCGATCTGAAGAGCCCGGCGCGGTTCTACAATCGCGAGCTGAGCTGGCTGGGCTTCAACTGGCGCGTGCTGGAGGAGGCCGAGAACCCGCGCGTGCCGCTCCTCGAGCGGCTCCGGTTCCTGTCGATCTCGGCCACGAACCTCGATGAATTCTACACCGTCCGCGTCGCCGGTCTCCGCGAGCTGGCACAGGCAGGCAACACCACCCCCGCCGCGGACGGCCTGACGCCCGCAGAGCAGCTGGTGCAGATCAACACCGACGCCCGCAATCTCATGGAGCGGCAGCAGGTCGTCTATGCCGACCTCAAGCAGCTCATGGAGGCCGAGGGCATCGATATCCTCACCGCCTCCGAACTCACCGAGGAAGACCGCGCCGAGCTGAGCGAGGTCTTCGTGAGCCAGGTTTTCGCGGTGCTGTCGCCGCTGGCCATCGACCCGGCCCACCCCTTCCCGTTTTTGCCGAACACGGGCTTTGCGCTCGCCCTGGAGCTCGAGCGGAAATCGAACAAGGAGCCGCTCCGCGCCCTCCTGCCCATTCCCTCGCAGCTCCAGCGCTTCTGGGATCTGCCGGCCTCGGGCTCGCGCCGCGTGCTGCCGACCGAAGAGCTTCTGCTGCTGCACATCGACAGCCTCTTTCCGGGCTACAAGCTCAAGGGCCACTGCGCCTTCCGAATCCTGCGCGACAGCGACCTCGAACTCGAGGAAGAGGCCGAGGACCTCGTGCGCGAATTCGAGACCGCGCTCAAACGACGGCGCCGGGGCGAGGTCGTGCGCATGAAGCTCTCCGCAGGCGCGCCCGCCGGGCTCAAGGCGGAAATCATGAGCGAGCTCTGCGTCACCGAGCAGGAAGTGATCGAGATCGAGGGCCTCATTGGCATGGCGGACCTCGCGGAGCTCGTGGGCGACCATCGCCCCGATCTGCTCTGGCCTTCCTTCACGCCCCGCGTGCCCGAGCGCGTCCAGGATCATGACGGGGACATGTTCGCCGCCATACGGCAAAAGGACATGCTTCTGCACCACCCCTACGAGACCTTCGACATGGTGGTGCGCTTCCTCGGGCAGGCCGCGCGCGATCCCAACGTGGTGGCCATCAAGCAGACGCTCTACCGCACGTCAAAGGACAGCCCCATCGTCGAGGCGCTCTGCGAGGCCGCCGAAGAGGGCAAGTCCGTCACCGCGCTCGTGGAGCTGAAGGCCCGCTTCGACGAGGCCGCCAATATCCGGCAGTCCCGGCGGCTGGAGCGCTCCGGCGCGCACGTGGTCTACGGCTTCATGAACCTGAAGACCCATGCAAAGATCTCCGTCGTCGTGCGGCGCGAGGGCAAGGAGCTCGTCACCTATACGCATTTCGGGACGGGCAATTACCACCCCGGCACGGCCAAGGTGTATACCGACCTTTCCCTCTTCACGTGCGACCGCGCACTGGGGCGGGATGCCACCAAGGTGTTCAATTACCTGTCGGGCTATGCCGAGCCCGAGGCGCTGGAGAACCTCGCGATCTCGCCGACCACGCTCAAGCCGCGGCTTCTCGATCTCATCAAGGCCGAGATCGATCATGCCAAGGCCGGCAAGCCCGCACAGATCTGGGCCAAGATGAACTCGCTCATCGATGCCGAGGTGATCGACGCGCTTTACGCCGCGTCTCAGGGCGGCGTGCAGATCGACCTCGTCGTGCGCGGCATCTGCGGGCTGCGCCCGGGTGTTGAAGGGCTGTCGGAGAATATCCGGGTGAAATCCGTGGTGGGCCGCTTTTTGGAGCATTCGCGGATCGTCTGCTTCGGCAATGGCCACGGGCTGCCCTCGGGCAAGGCGCGCGTCTTCATGTCCTCGGCCGATTGGATGGGGCGCAACCTGAACCGCCGCGTGGAGACGCTGGTGGAATGCACCAACAAGACGGTGAAAGCGCAGATCGTGAGCCAGATCATGGCCGCCAATCTCGCTGACGTGGCGCAAAGCTGGGTGATGAATGCCGACGGCTCCTTCACCCGCGCCGAGACCGGCGAAGACTTCGCCTTCAGCTGCCACCGCTTCTTCATGGAGAACCCGTCGCTCTCGGGCCGCGGCTCGGCGGGGGCCGCGGATGTGCCCAAGCTGACCCACGGCTCGGACGACTGA
- a CDS encoding VOC family protein: MIGNVNIGADDFTVARRFYDAILLPMGYTVEADERGMEYLLPSEPKAVDIYITRPFNGAPATPGNGMMIAFEAKDQAQVRTLHAAGLAADGTDEGQPGFRAAYSPNFYVGYLRDPQGNKLALYSTNPADPTRDG; the protein is encoded by the coding sequence TTGATCGGCAACGTCAACATCGGGGCGGATGACTTTACGGTCGCCCGCCGGTTCTACGACGCGATCCTCCTGCCCATGGGCTACACGGTGGAGGCCGATGAGCGCGGCATGGAATACCTTCTCCCGTCGGAGCCAAAGGCCGTCGACATCTACATCACGAGGCCTTTCAATGGCGCGCCCGCAACACCGGGCAACGGAATGATGATCGCCTTCGAGGCCAAGGATCAGGCGCAGGTCCGCACGCTTCATGCCGCAGGTCTGGCGGCGGATGGGACAGATGAAGGTCAGCCCGGTTTTCGCGCCGCCTACAGCCCAAATTTCTACGTCGGCTACCTGCGCGATCCGCAGGGCAACAAGCTCGCACTTTATTCCACTAATCCCGCCGACCCCACGCGAGACGGCTGA
- a CDS encoding endonuclease/exonuclease/phosphatase family protein, whose translation MPRLATYNVEWFAKLFDGAGEPQADGGWSGRHDVTRAAQLAGLTRVFREVDADLWVIIEAPDDGPDRSTRVALETFAEAAGLRASRTLVGFANDTQQEIALLYDPAVVTALHDPQESRDAPRFDRDLAIDLDVDARGDRVVWSKPPLEAAITIGDHALRLIGVHAKSKAPHGARTPADVMRISISNRRKQLAQCIWLRRRVEAHLAAGEPLIVAGDFNDGPGLDEYEELFGRSGVEIVMGEGVQALFDPHARAALVSRFATPTTARFWLSHEERYLQALLDYVMVSPDLRARDPRWRIWHPFDDPQCFRDAGLRQALLDASDHFPVSMDIAL comes from the coding sequence ATGCCGAGGCTTGCCACCTACAACGTGGAGTGGTTCGCGAAGCTCTTCGACGGTGCGGGCGAGCCGCAAGCGGATGGCGGGTGGTCCGGGCGCCATGACGTGACCCGTGCCGCGCAGCTTGCGGGCCTCACCCGGGTTTTCCGCGAGGTCGATGCCGATCTCTGGGTGATCATCGAGGCGCCCGATGACGGCCCGGACAGGTCCACCAGGGTGGCGCTCGAGACCTTCGCCGAGGCCGCCGGCCTGCGCGCGTCGCGGACGCTCGTGGGCTTTGCCAACGATACCCAGCAGGAGATCGCGCTCCTCTATGATCCCGCGGTCGTCACCGCGCTCCATGATCCGCAGGAGAGCAGGGACGCGCCGCGCTTTGACCGGGATCTCGCCATCGATCTCGACGTCGATGCGCGGGGCGACCGGGTGGTGTGGTCGAAGCCCCCGCTCGAAGCCGCGATCACCATCGGTGACCACGCGCTCCGCCTCATCGGTGTCCATGCGAAGTCGAAGGCGCCCCATGGCGCCCGGACACCGGCGGATGTCATGCGTATCTCCATCTCCAACCGCCGCAAGCAGCTTGCGCAATGCATCTGGCTACGCCGCCGCGTGGAAGCGCATCTGGCCGCCGGGGAGCCGCTCATCGTGGCGGGAGATTTCAACGACGGCCCGGGCCTCGATGAATACGAAGAGCTCTTCGGGCGCTCTGGCGTGGAGATCGTCATGGGCGAGGGGGTGCAGGCGCTCTTCGATCCCCATGCGCGCGCGGCCCTTGTATCCCGCTTTGCCACGCCCACGACGGCGCGGTTCTGGCTGAGCCATGAGGAGCGCTACCTGCAGGCGCTTCTCGACTACGTCATGGTGTCGCCCGACCTGCGCGCGCGGGATCCACGCTGGCGCATCTGGCACCCCTTCGATGACCCGCAGTGCTTTCGGGATGCAGGCCTGCGGCAGGCGCTCCTCGACGCCTCCGACCACTTCCCCGTTTCCATGGACATCGCGCTCTGA
- a CDS encoding fasciclin domain-containing protein: MKTSIKSTIVATAIAVSGAAASANTIVDIAAGDERFSTLVAAVSAAGLVETLSGPGPFTVYAPVNDAFAALPDGTVETLLQPENIGQLQAVLTYHVDDRRLLANEFAPGANFYKPVNTAERLCIDASAGGVTIADGTGDEANVIIANIEADNGVIHVIDKVLLPGTRPDCH; encoded by the coding sequence ATGAAAACATCGATCAAGTCCACCATCGTAGCCACAGCCATCGCCGTCTCCGGCGCAGCCGCATCCGCCAATACCATCGTCGACATCGCCGCGGGCGATGAGCGTTTCTCCACCCTCGTGGCCGCCGTGAGCGCCGCGGGCCTCGTCGAGACGCTCTCCGGCCCCGGCCCGTTCACCGTGTACGCGCCCGTCAACGATGCTTTCGCCGCGCTGCCCGACGGTACCGTCGAGACCCTGCTCCAGCCCGAAAACATCGGCCAGCTGCAGGCCGTGCTGACCTACCACGTGGATGATCGCCGCCTGCTCGCCAACGAATTCGCCCCCGGCGCGAACTTCTATAAGCCCGTGAACACCGCCGAGCGGCTCTGCATCGACGCCTCGGCCGGTGGCGTGACCATCGCCGACGGGACCGGTGACGAGGCCAACGTGATCATCGCCAACATCGAGGCCGATAACGGCGTCATTCACGTGATCGACAAGGTGCTTCTGCCCGGCACGCGCCCCGATTGCCACTAA
- a CDS encoding DnaA/Hda family protein produces MAEQLAFPQPLRTSYAAHDFYEGEASAVARAMLADPATWPLGKLVLTGEAGAGKTHLARIHASRTGAAQLHGARDLPDRAETPVIVDDAEAVAGRREAEEALFHLHNNLAAAGLPLLLVARTPPSAWNITLPDLKSRMEATAIARIEAPDDATLTAILAKLMVDRQLNPAPNLLGYLTRRMGRSYAEAGRIVARLDTLSLAEKREITTALAARVLDADAE; encoded by the coding sequence ATGGCTGAGCAGCTCGCCTTCCCGCAGCCGCTCCGCACCTCCTACGCCGCCCACGATTTCTACGAAGGAGAGGCCAGCGCCGTGGCGCGCGCAATGCTGGCGGACCCGGCCACGTGGCCGCTGGGCAAACTCGTGCTCACGGGCGAGGCGGGCGCCGGCAAGACCCACCTCGCGCGCATACACGCCAGCCGCACCGGCGCCGCCCAGCTCCACGGCGCGCGCGACCTGCCAGACCGCGCGGAGACGCCCGTCATCGTGGATGATGCGGAGGCGGTCGCGGGCCGCAGGGAGGCCGAGGAGGCGCTCTTTCACCTCCACAACAACCTCGCTGCCGCGGGCCTGCCGCTCCTCCTCGTGGCGCGGACGCCCCCGAGCGCCTGGAATATCACGCTGCCGGATCTGAAAAGCCGCATGGAAGCCACCGCCATCGCGCGCATCGAGGCGCCCGACGACGCCACGCTCACGGCCATCCTCGCCAAGCTCATGGTGGACCGGCAGCTCAATCCGGCCCCGAACCTCCTGGGATACCTGACGCGCCGCATGGGCCGCAGCTATGCCGAGGCAGGCCGCATCGTCGCCCGCCTCGACACGCTCTCCCTGGCCGAGAAACGCGAGATCACCACGGCGCTGGCGGCGCGCGTACTGGACGCGGACGCCGAATAG
- a CDS encoding N-acetyltransferase family protein: MLRPAIRADLPEIVRLWNHAIRDTVETFNSAEKSLEELQALLDARMAAGHAFLVVEDEGFAGFGHYGQFRGGVGYAHSMEHTLYLAPAAKGRGLGRALLTALEDHARAQGAHSLIGGIAGENAPSIAFHAHMGYRTVAAVPEVGFKFGRWMDLVIMQKILS, encoded by the coding sequence ATCCTGAGGCCAGCCATCCGCGCGGACCTGCCCGAAATCGTGCGCCTCTGGAACCACGCCATCCGCGACACCGTGGAGACCTTCAACAGCGCCGAGAAGTCGCTCGAGGAGCTCCAGGCGCTGCTCGACGCCCGTATGGCCGCCGGGCACGCCTTCCTCGTGGTCGAGGACGAGGGCTTTGCCGGCTTCGGCCATTACGGCCAGTTCCGCGGCGGCGTTGGCTACGCGCACAGCATGGAGCACACGCTTTATCTGGCGCCCGCCGCCAAGGGCCGCGGCCTCGGTCGTGCGCTCCTCACGGCCCTCGAGGACCATGCCCGCGCGCAAGGGGCCCACAGCCTCATCGGGGGCATCGCCGGAGAGAATGCGCCGAGCATCGCCTTCCACGCCCATATGGGCTACCGCACCGTGGCGGCGGTGCCCGAGGTCGGGTTCAAGTTCGGCCGCTGGATGGACCTCGTCATCATGCAGAAAATCCTGTCCTGA
- a CDS encoding GNAT family N-acetyltransferase has product MTVTITLHEPAPEALKTALHDGLSAAGQTLAAEEMPEFILAVGAPMQAGCKGETTFRSLHISELWVDESLRGQGIGSRLLEAAEELARQKGCIRVHLETRSEGARRLYERVGYRVFGELENYDGAQSFYYLEKRLDA; this is encoded by the coding sequence ATGACTGTAACAATCACACTCCACGAACCGGCGCCCGAGGCGCTCAAAACCGCGCTTCACGACGGACTTTCCGCCGCGGGCCAGACCCTTGCCGCTGAAGAGATGCCCGAATTCATCCTTGCCGTGGGCGCTCCCATGCAGGCCGGCTGCAAGGGCGAGACGACATTCCGCTCCCTGCACATCTCCGAGCTCTGGGTGGATGAGAGCCTTAGGGGTCAGGGCATCGGCTCCCGCCTCCTCGAAGCCGCGGAAGAGCTCGCGCGCCAGAAAGGATGCATCCGTGTGCATCTCGAGACACGGAGCGAGGGTGCGCGGCGGCTCTACGAGCGGGTGGGTTACCGCGTCTTCGGAGAACTGGAGAACTATGACGGGGCCCAGAGCTTCTATTATCTGGAGAAGCGTCTGGACGCTTGA
- a CDS encoding Ppx/GppA family phosphatase, translated as MDGPSDTPDDWGPFGRPLFEDPSARALSRVGVVDVGSNSVRLVIFDGAARSPAYFYNEKIMCGLGAGLGETGHLNPEGRVRALAAMKRFAAVARGAGVKDITVAATAAVRDAEDGPAFRADVERETGLKIWVVDGREEARLSAQGVLLGWPGSYGLVCDIGGSSMELAEIEGGLVGRRETSPLGPLKMKDVTGGKKGRKALIDEHLARMEEALGAQPNRLFLVGGSWRAFARIDMDRRGYPLHVLHEYRMTSKDVRATAEYLAAEDHEALRARCSISATRMALVPLAAEVLHRLVGRFKPRDIAVSSYGIREGLLYEQMPERLRKRDPLIEACRFAEAKDARLPGFGTRLYEFIAPLFSRTNMAEKRLIKAACLLHDVSWRAHPDYRAEVCFDNATRANLGGLKHAERVFLGLALLHRYKNSRAGSRIDDLVPMLSEAEQSLAEIVGRAMRFGAMLWAEADDTGASLHWAPKKKVLTLTLSQAAEPLFGEVVEARFNSLAAALEAETNIKIARQKTRAA; from the coding sequence ATGGACGGTCCAAGCGACACACCCGATGACTGGGGCCCTTTCGGGCGGCCCCTCTTCGAGGACCCGTCTGCTCGCGCGCTCAGCCGCGTGGGCGTCGTGGATGTGGGCTCCAACTCCGTGCGCCTCGTCATCTTTGATGGGGCCGCGCGCTCGCCAGCATATTTCTACAACGAGAAGATCATGTGCGGCCTCGGCGCGGGCCTTGGCGAGACCGGTCACCTTAATCCCGAAGGCCGCGTGCGCGCCCTCGCAGCCATGAAGCGCTTTGCCGCCGTGGCCCGCGGCGCGGGCGTCAAGGATATCACGGTGGCCGCCACCGCCGCCGTGCGCGACGCCGAGGACGGCCCCGCCTTCCGCGCGGATGTGGAGCGCGAAACCGGCCTCAAGATCTGGGTCGTGGACGGGCGCGAGGAAGCGCGGCTCTCCGCGCAGGGCGTGCTCCTTGGCTGGCCGGGCTCCTACGGCCTCGTCTGCGACATCGGCGGCTCCTCCATGGAACTGGCCGAAATCGAGGGCGGCCTCGTGGGCCGCCGCGAAACATCTCCGCTCGGGCCGCTCAAGATGAAGGACGTCACCGGCGGCAAGAAGGGACGCAAGGCCCTGATCGACGAACATCTCGCGCGCATGGAGGAGGCGCTCGGCGCCCAGCCCAACAGGCTCTTTCTCGTCGGCGGCTCATGGCGCGCCTTCGCGCGCATCGACATGGACCGCCGCGGCTACCCTCTTCACGTGCTCCACGAATACCGGATGACGTCGAAGGACGTGCGCGCCACGGCCGAATACCTCGCCGCCGAAGACCACGAGGCGCTCCGCGCGCGCTGCTCGATCTCCGCCACGCGGATGGCGCTCGTTCCCCTCGCCGCGGAGGTGCTCCACCGCCTCGTGGGCCGCTTCAAGCCGCGGGACATCGCCGTCTCCTCCTACGGGATCCGGGAAGGCCTGCTTTACGAACAGATGCCTGAGCGGCTGCGCAAGCGGGACCCGCTGATCGAGGCGTGCCGCTTTGCCGAGGCCAAGGATGCCCGCCTGCCGGGCTTCGGGACACGGCTCTACGAATTTATCGCGCCGCTCTTCTCCCGGACCAACATGGCCGAGAAGCGTCTAATCAAGGCGGCCTGCCTGCTCCACGACGTGAGCTGGCGGGCGCATCCCGATTACCGCGCGGAGGTCTGCTTTGATAATGCCACGCGCGCCAATCTGGGCGGGCTCAAGCATGCCGAGCGGGTGTTCCTCGGGCTTGCCCTCCTGCACCGCTACAAGAACAGCCGCGCGGGCAGCCGGATCGACGATCTCGTGCCCATGCTCTCGGAGGCAGAGCAATCGCTGGCGGAGATCGTGGGGCGCGCGATGCGCTTCGGGGCCATGCTCTGGGCCGAGGCCGACGATACCGGGGCCTCGCTCCACTGGGCGCCCAAGAAGAAGGTGCTGACACTCACGCTCTCCCAAGCCGCCGAGCCGCTGTTTGGCGAAGTCGTGGAGGCGCGCTTCAATAGCCTGGCCGCAGCGCTCGAGGCAGAGACTAACATCAAGATCGCCCGGCAGAAGACCCGCGCCGCCTAG
- a CDS encoding AI-2E family transporter, which translates to MALPTRTQLLYWSVAAIITAMALWYLGSVIMPFIIGMAIAYFLDPVADRLEALGCSRVLATVIITIVAVMIFVLLVVLVVPALVQQAVTLFNSAPTMFGNLRDFLTSRYPTLMDETSVARQSLVSLGETIQSRGGELVNTLLTSAAGVINIVLLFVIVPVVAFYLLLDWDNLVAEIDKLIPRDHLDTVRTLAREIDQVLAGFVRGMGTVCLILGTYYAVALMAVGLQFGLVVGFIAGLVTFIPYLGAIIGGALAIGLALFQFWGMETGADGEVLREGTDWVRIVIVGGIFAAGQAVEGNVLTPKLVGSSVGLHPVWLLLALSVFGALFGFLGLLIAVPLAAAIGVLARFLVQEYKSGLLYLGTSEQEEAREDG; encoded by the coding sequence ATGGCCCTGCCGACCCGCACACAGCTGCTTTACTGGTCTGTCGCCGCGATCATCACGGCGATGGCGCTCTGGTATCTGGGCTCGGTCATCATGCCCTTCATCATCGGCATGGCCATCGCCTACTTCCTTGATCCCGTCGCCGACCGTCTGGAGGCACTGGGCTGCAGCCGGGTGCTGGCCACGGTGATCATCACCATCGTGGCAGTCATGATCTTCGTGCTGCTCGTTGTGCTCGTGGTGCCAGCGCTCGTGCAGCAGGCGGTGACGCTCTTCAATTCGGCGCCCACGATGTTCGGCAATCTCAGGGATTTCCTGACCTCGCGCTACCCCACGCTCATGGACGAGACCTCCGTGGCGCGCCAATCGCTGGTCTCGCTGGGCGAGACGATCCAGAGCCGCGGCGGCGAGCTCGTCAATACGCTCCTCACCTCCGCAGCGGGGGTCATCAACATCGTACTCCTCTTCGTCATCGTGCCGGTGGTGGCGTTCTATCTTCTGCTCGATTGGGACAACCTCGTTGCCGAGATCGACAAGCTGATCCCCCGCGACCACCTCGACACTGTGCGCACGCTCGCCCGCGAGATCGACCAAGTCCTCGCGGGCTTTGTGCGCGGCATGGGCACCGTCTGCCTCATCCTCGGCACCTATTACGCCGTGGCGCTCATGGCGGTGGGCCTCCAGTTCGGGCTCGTCGTGGGCTTCATCGCGGGCCTCGTGACGTTCATCCCCTATCTCGGCGCGATCATTGGCGGTGCCCTCGCCATCGGCCTCGCGCTCTTCCAGTTCTGGGGCATGGAGACCGGGGCGGACGGCGAGGTCCTCCGCGAGGGGACAGACTGGGTACGCATCGTCATCGTCGGCGGCATCTTCGCGGCGGGACAGGCCGTGGAAGGCAACGTGCTCACGCCCAAGCTCGTGGGCAGCTCCGTGGGGCTCCATCCAGTCTGGCTCCTCCTCGCGCTCTCGGTCTTCGGCGCGCTCTTCGGCTTTCTAGGGCTTCTCATTGCCGTGCCGCTCGCGGCTGCCATCGGGGTCCTCGCCCGGTTCCTCGTGCAGGAATACAAGTCCGGGCTTCTCTACCTGGGCACCAGCGAGCAGGAGGAGGCGCGCGAGGATGGCTGA
- a CDS encoding molecular chaperone DjiA, with product MSIWSRIGDALSALAQGEGLSEVFSRLRTPPERTVAFTIAVIALGAKMAKADGQVTRDEVAAFREVFHIPASEEGNAAKLFNMARTDVAGFETYASRIKAMFGDEMDTLNELMEGLFHIAMADGAYHEGEDIFLKRVAEIFGLEDRSFRSMRARHVPNVESDPYDVLGLPGGASYEEARARWRELVRETHPDRLMARGVPEEAVKIAEKRMVAINRAWDEISRHAG from the coding sequence ATGTCGATTTGGTCGCGGATTGGAGATGCGCTGTCAGCGCTGGCCCAGGGGGAGGGGCTGAGCGAGGTTTTCTCGCGGCTGCGGACCCCGCCCGAACGCACGGTGGCCTTCACCATCGCCGTCATCGCGCTGGGCGCCAAGATGGCCAAGGCCGACGGGCAGGTCACCCGGGACGAGGTCGCGGCGTTTCGCGAGGTGTTCCATATCCCCGCAAGCGAGGAGGGCAATGCCGCCAAGCTCTTCAACATGGCGCGCACCGATGTGGCGGGCTTCGAGACCTATGCCAGCCGCATCAAGGCCATGTTCGGCGACGAGATGGATACGCTCAACGAGCTCATGGAGGGGCTCTTTCACATCGCCATGGCCGACGGGGCCTATCACGAGGGCGAGGACATCTTCCTCAAACGCGTCGCGGAGATCTTCGGGCTCGAGGACCGCTCGTTTCGCTCGATGCGCGCGCGCCACGTGCCCAACGTGGAGAGCGATCCCTACGACGTGCTCGGGCTGCCGGGCGGCGCAAGCTACGAGGAGGCGCGGGCCCGCTGGCGCGAGCTCGTGCGCGAGACCCATCCCGACAGGCTCATGGCGCGGGGCGTCCCCGAGGAGGCCGTGAAGATCGCCGAAAAGCGCATGGTGGCCATCAACCGCGCCTGGGACGAAATCAGCCGGCACGCGGGCTGA